ATAATATCATTAAAAATAATAATATCATTAAAAATAATAATATCATTAAAAATAAAAATATCTTAAAAAATAATATCTTCATTTCGAGATATATGTTATACTCTTAAGTGAGCACAGCTAGTGAGGTGTAAACAGCATGAAAATAGGTGTCTTATCTGACTTACATATTGACACAAATAGAAAGAAACTAAATAGAGGAGACACGTATGACCGGTTGCTCGCTCAATTACTCTACAATAATGAAATTGATTTACTACTAATGGCTGGTGATATATCATCGGATTACCAAGATAGCATTCAATTTTTAGATCAAATGGTTAAACATAGGGTTTCAAAGCTACTATTTGTTCCAGGTAACCATGATTTTTGGTCGATTCGTAATAAGGATACTGACACAGAGGGTATTTACCAAACCTTTTTACAAAGGGAGGATTCGCCTGTCGGCAAACCACTCTTACTAAATGACAAATGGTCAGTTGTGGGGAATCCAGGTTGGTATGATTATGGATTTGCCAGTCAAAGTTATACAACTGAACAATTTGAGCAGAAGAAATTGCGTATTGGTGGCTGGAATGATCGATTATATGTACACTGGAAGCAAAGCGATCAAGAGGTAGCAGAAGCCATGCGGCAACAGCTAGAAGTAGACTGCCAGTCTGTTAATGATCGTCAAATAATTTTGATGACACATATCGTCACACATCCCCAGTTTACCGTACCTTTGCCGCACCGGGTTTATGATTATTACAATGCCTTTTTGGGTAGTAAGAGTTATATGTCCTTGTATGAGGATTATCCAATCCGACATAGTGTGATGGGACATGTCCATTTTCGGAAAAGCATGAAAGAAGATGAGATAGCTTATTATTGTCAGTGTCTAGGCAATGGCAGACATTGGTGGTCAGATGATCCGTATACGGAATTAGCATCAACATTAGAAACCTTTATCATTGAATAGAGTGGAGTGAACAAGATGAGAGCTTTTCGGTTAGAAGGGCAACACTTTGTGGAGACCAAGGATAGTAATCAAGCAACCCTGATTTTGTATGATAATCCGTCTCAAGACGAAATGGATGACTTGCATCAAAAAGAAGAGATACCGCTGGATTTTATTACAGATAGCTTGAACCGCTATATGATTCCAAGAAAAGAAACCTTTCGCAACAGTCAGCAAACAGACATTCAATTATTGTTGTTTCTCTATCCTTTAATGAAAATTGATGAAACTAATCGACTTGAATATCAAACATTGCCGATCTCAATCATTACGTTAGAAAAAAAAGTTATTATGATTTATTCAAAAGAACCTCCGTTTCTAAAAAATGTTCTGAATAGCAACGGAAACTATGATGATTCTCTCTTTATTTTACAATTGCTCTGGCAGCTCACCAATGAATACATTGAGGCTATCACACGAATTGATGACAT
This genomic interval from Jeotgalibaca arthritidis contains the following:
- a CDS encoding metallophosphoesterase, which gives rise to MKIGVLSDLHIDTNRKKLNRGDTYDRLLAQLLYNNEIDLLLMAGDISSDYQDSIQFLDQMVKHRVSKLLFVPGNHDFWSIRNKDTDTEGIYQTFLQREDSPVGKPLLLNDKWSVVGNPGWYDYGFASQSYTTEQFEQKKLRIGGWNDRLYVHWKQSDQEVAEAMRQQLEVDCQSVNDRQIILMTHIVTHPQFTVPLPHRVYDYYNAFLGSKSYMSLYEDYPIRHSVMGHVHFRKSMKEDEIAYYCQCLGNGRHWWSDDPYTELASTLETFIIE